Part of the Maridesulfovibrio sp. genome, TACCACTGAATTGGTGCAATCTAAGACTTGACCTTTGCGGTAATCCTGATACGGACAATCCAGCACTTGCGGTGAACGTATCTATAACTAATGGCAAAACGCCTTTAACAGAGTTCCCCGCCACGATCAAAATATAATCAATACACAGGAACTATCATGTCCCAGAATATAGATCCCAATATCAAGAAAGAAGTTGAACGCCGCCGGACCTTCGGCATCATCAGCCACCCTGATGCGGGTAAAACCACCCTGACCGAAAAGCTGCTTCTCTACGGTGGAGCGATCCAGATGGCCGGAACAGTCAAATCCCGTAAAGCCGCACGCCATGCAACCTCCGACTGGATGGCCATGGAACAGGAACGCGGTATCTCCGTAACCACCTCAGTTATGAAGTTCAATTACCATGACTATGAAGTCAACCTGCTGGATACTCCCGGTCACCAGGACTTTTCCGAAGATACCTACCGCGTGCTCACAGCAGTCGACTCCGCACTTATGGTCATTGACTGCGCCAAGGGGGTAGAGGTTCAGACCAAGAAGCTGATGGAAGTCTGCCGCATGCGCGACACCCCCATCATCACTTTCATCAACAAGATGGACCGCGAAGGTATCGACCCCTTCGAACTCCTGCAGGACATTGAAGACACCCTGAAAATAGAATGCGCACCATTAAGCTGGCCCATCGGCATGGGTTCCGACTTCAAGGGAACCTACAACATCCACAAGGGAGAGCTACATCTTTTCTCCGCTGTTCACGGCGGCGGAATCCAGAAGGGCGTGGTTATCAAAGACCTGTCCGACCCACGCCTTGATGAACTGCTCGGAGAACAGGCCGAACAGTTGCGCGAAGAACTGGAACTGCTCGACGGTGCAGGCTATCCCTTTGACAAGGAACGCTATCTCGCGGGTAAACAGACCCCGGTATTTTTCGGCAGCGCCATCAACAACTTCGGGGTTCAGGAAATGCTGGATTCCTTTGTGGAACTTGCCCCGCACCCCAAACCGCGTGCCACCACAACCCGCGATGTATCGCCCTTTGAATCCGACTTCTCAGCTGTTGCCTTTAAAATTCAGGCCAACATGGACCCCGCGCACCGTGACCGCATCGCATTCATGCGCATCTGTTCCGGTAAATTCACGCGCGGCATGAAGGTCCGTCACCACCGCATCGGTAAAGACGTACAGATCGCCAACGCCACCATCTTCATGGCACAGGACAGGACCGGCGTGGAAGAAGCGTATCCCGGAGACATCATCGGTGTTCACAACCACGGAACCATCAAGATCGGGGACACTTTCACCGAGAGCAAGGAAGAGTTGAAGTTTACCGGAATCCCCAACTTCGCACCTGAACATTTCCGCCGCGTTATCCTCAAGGACCCGCTCAAGAGCAAGCAGCTCGACAAAGGCCTGCACCAGCTGGCCGAAGAAGGTGCTGTGCAGCTTTTCAAGCCGCTGGGCAACAACGACAAGATTCTCGGTGCAGTGGGCCTGCTCCAGTTTGACGTCATCATGTCCCGTCTTAAAGACGAATACGGTGTTGCCGCTCTCTACGAACCGGTTGAATACCATACCGCCCGCTGGATCAGCAGCAGCGAACCCAAAGAAATCGACGGGGTCAAAAAACGCTATCCTCGTTTCGTAGCCCTTGACGGTGACGACAACCTGACCTTCCTCGCTCCCAGCCAGTGGCGTTTGCAGCAGGCTGAAGAGGAATGGCCTAAAATCAATTTTAGCAAGACCCGCGAGCATCAGTAAGAAGTTCGTAGGTCTCTTTCAGGGGAATCAAAGGTGCTGATCACCTTCGATTCCCCTGAAAGATATATTTCTGATCAACGCCGCAGATGGTACTTTATAAAAGGTCTGGGGGTTGACGAAGCCTTGTTTGGCTAATATTCAGAAGAGATACTTTTTATCCTGCTCGCCCGTGGTTTTTCAGGAACGATTATTCCTGAAGCATCACGGGCCGGTAGGAATTCTTTGTTTCCAGATGAGGAAATGTAATTACTACCGGGCAATTTTTATATGCAAGTACCTGAACAATATAAAAGAAAATTTACCAAAGACGAAATCAACGAAATGCCCCTGCGCCAGTATGAAGGGGCCATAAAACTGATTGACTGCGAAGAAGATGTTCCGGCGGCAATCGAAGAGTTGAGCCAATGTGAACTGCTCGGCTTTGATACCGAGACCCGTCCGGTTTTCCGTAAAGGAGTCTCCTACCCTCCATCCTTGATCCAATTGGCAACAGAAGACTGCGTCTACCTGCTGCACCTGAATCATATTTCCCTTTCCGACCATATTAAGGAACTGCTCTCCTCCGCCGATATCATCAAAACCGGAGTCGCGGTAATCAATGATGTAAAAGAATTGCGTGATGTCTCCCCTTTTGAAGGCAAAGGATTCGTGGACCTCGGCGATCTTGCCAGATCACTGGAAATGCAGACCAACGGCCTGCGCAATCTGGCTGCCAACCTGCTCGGTTTCCGTATATCCAAAGGCGTACAATGCTCCAACTGGGGCCGCAAGGAATTGACCCCGCAACAGATCACCTATGCCGCAACAGACGCTTGGGTAAGCCGTGAGATTTACTTGAAGTTTCAAGAGTTCGGGGTTATTTAATTTTTCACGCGAATATAAAATTTGCTACCGGAAAGGATGTCACCATGAAAGTCAGATCTATTTTTTTCACCTTCTTCATTTTGATAATCACTGCGCTTCCGGCTTTTGCGCAGCAAGACTGTGCTGCTATCTTCAAAGCCGAACTCGAAAATATTTCCGGCGTGGATGCCGTAGTCCAAAATGAGAGCGGTTTTCTCGCCATCCTCAAGGAAGGCAACAAAAAAGAGGCTGTCAGCGTTGTTTCCAAGATCAACAAGATTCGCAAAAACAATGCCGGCGGATGTGATTTTTCCGGTGTTTCAGTTGCCATAATGGACAGCAACCTTGATCTGATAAAAAACACCTCCTCTGCTTCCATGTCAAAAAGCGAGCTGACCAAGCTGCTTTACGACTACGTATACAAACTCAGCCCTGTTCAGGTGGATGAAAACCTGAAGGGTTATGAAAAACTTTCCGAACTTGCTCCGCAGAACAATTACTATAAAACCCGAAAACAGCATTACTCTAAAAGAGTTGAGCTGGTAAAAACACGGTCTGAATATATTGCCCGTTGCCTTAAGGAATTCCCTAAGGACAAAAGCATCATCGACCTCAAGATCAAACGAGATTTTTACCTTTTCGTGGTCGCCGGTGACACCCCTCTCAAGACAGCCGAAATTTTCATGGACACAATCGCACAGCAAACTCCGAAACCGGAGAAAAAAATGTGCGTTATCGTCTACAGCGAAGACCTTAGCATCAGGCAGGCAAGCTGCCCTTCCGAATATCAGGATATCCTGAAAACAAATGAAGAAGAGCTGCTCATGCGCCATGTTCAGTCTCTGCCCGGCTTTAAAATTGAACATAACATCAACGGCTACAAAGCGTTGAAGGAACTGGCCCCCCACTCTACCCTGTACACAAAAAAACTGGCTGCATATGAATCCAAGCAACAAGGGTTGGAAAGGTTCATGAACCTGCGGATCATGTCCGGAGAAAAACTGTTCAGCAAGAGCAGCAATCGGGGAGAAACCCTCTACGCAACAATTAACAGTAAAGCTCTGGACGGAAAGTCGGCATCAGCCAACCGCAAGCTTTTCAAGCTTCTCACCGATTATTATGCCGCCAGCGGTTACGCCTATAAGAAATGCGTACTCAAAAACACCGCCGGAGAAACTCTCGGTACCATCTCCTGCGCAAATTCCCGTTGTACTTTCAAACAGTAAATTTTATTCAACCAAAAAAGAAAGGTGAGTTTGCATAAGCAGACTCACCTTTTTTTATCTGTAAAATTACTTTTACATAGTCAGCACAAAATAAATACTACCAACCAGCACAAGGCTTGCTGCACGCAACCCCTGATTATAGACAATGAGCTTTAATGCCATTTTCCCGCGGAAGATTCCCGCATAGTACGGCAATTGGTGACGCAGGGCCCGCACCGGGGTTGAAAGCAGATTACCGACAATAAGGGCCAGCACTATTCCCCGGGGATCAATAGCTCCGCTTCCGAGCAAGGAGCCTGCGGCGGCAAGTCCGGCAGTGAACTCGGCAGCAAGGCTGAAGGCAATAATCCCGAAAACCTGCGGATCAAGCCACGAAAGAAAGGAAAGATGCTCACCAAGATAATTTTGAAAAGCAGTGAACACCCCGTAATGGCGCAGGAAAAAGAAGGCCGTGTAGATGGGAATCGTTAGGTAAACCACCTTGGGCAATCTGCGTTTAAGCCGCTTGAGAGCCTTTTCCAAAACCTCGCGGAAAGACTTTGCCTCCTGACCCTTGAGCCGCTCGGACACATCTCCGCATCCGCCGTCTTCCGGCAACGAATATCGTCCCCAGAGCACAATGGCTCCGGTACGCACAAAGGCCGCAAGAAGGGTCAAACCCACATAAGTAAATGCAACATGGCCGATAAACGGAGCCGCAATAAAAAAGACCGTCGGCATGTGCAGAAAATAGGTAGGCAGGCTGTTGAAAAGGTTTGAAATGACCAATTCGCGATCATTGATCTCACCTTTTTCATATGCCTCGGAGAGCATGGAGTTCGCTGCTACGCCGGAAAAAAAAGCCAGGGCAAAACTGGCCCCGCTGATATCTTTAAGTCTTCCGGCCCGGATGAGCGGATTCGCCAATCGCCCCATGGTCCGGGTCCAACGCAGTCCCTCAACAATATTACCGACCAAAAGGCCGAGGCTGATAAATAACAATAACCTGATCAGGGGCCAGCCTAACCCGTTCCAGAGAAGCTCAAGTGACAATTAGACCTACTTTTTCTTCCAATTTTCAGGCGCACTGACCATGAGTTCAGAATCATTTTCGGTGAGGATTCCGGCATCAACCAGTTCCTTCATCGCAACCAGAAAATCATTTTCCTCGCCATTCCATTTAGCAAGACATCCTTCAATAGTTACACTACCGGGAACAGCTTTACAGTTCTTATCAGGATCAATCTTGTTGCCCAGCATGCCTTCGATCAGCAGAAAAAGAGAGTTCGCTTCAACGGAAAGACCGAGGTCGAAAATAGATACAGCCATCGCTTCCTCCATAATTGGTTAGTTATACAATCAAAGTATACTTGAACAGCTTCAAGAGCCAGTGAAAAAAACACCCCAAACCGAAGCTTAGACTTTATCCTGCAACAGACTTTTAAACCTCTTAAGTTCTTCAGGATCCATGAGGCTGTAATTGCCTTCTGCGGGAAAAGATCCATCTGAAACTTCCGCAATGTAACGTTTAACCGCGTCAATGCTTTCCCCGCGCAGCTGAGCGAATTTCTTAACAAACATCGGCACAAAACGATCAAACAAACCAAGGATGTCATGATAGACCAGCACCTGTCCGTCGGTATCCGGTCCGGCACCGATACCGATGGTAGGAATGGAAAGCCTTGCGGTTATCTCCTGAGCAACCTCGTGCGGAACAGCCTCAAGAACGATGGAAAAACAGCCTGCGGCCTCAAGTGCCAGAGCTTCATCAACAAGGGCTGCTGCAGAACGGGCGTTCTTACCCTGCGCCTTGAATCCGCCGAAACGGGCAACATGTTGCGGGGTCAGCCCGATATGTCCCTGCACCGGGATACCGGAATCAATTATCGCACGCACATGCTCCAGAAAAGGAAAGCCCCCTTCCAGCTTAACTGCACGTGCTCCAGTCCGGCTCAAAAATTTTCCGGCATTCTCCACCGCCATCTGCACTGACGGCTGATAAGCCATAAACGGCAGGTCACCGACAATAAGAGCTCTTTTTGATCCCCGGGAAACAGCCGCAGCATGGTGCAACATATCTTCCATGGTTACAGAGAGGGTGTCTTCATATCCGAGCACAACCATACCCAATGAATCACCGACAAGAATCATATCTACTTCTGCTGCATCTACAATCTGCCCGGAAGGATAATCATAGGCAGTTACCATGGAGATCTTACGCTGTCCCTTGAGGGCGGTAATATCGGGAGCTGTTATTTTTTTCATTCTTTTCCTCACATATTAAAAAGTCGACTGACTAAGGAAGGATTTTGGTGCAGAACCTTGATACGGACAGGATAACACTAAATCAAGTCTAGTGAAAAATGTATCATTGTGCATAAAAAAAGAGGTCCGGCATCTGCCGAACCTCCATAACAATCTAAAAAAACAAAAACTTATAATTCCTGCATGACCCAGACGACCCGTCCGACCACATGTTTTTCGTGGTTTTCAACCGGGATGTACTGTTCAGGATGCTGAGAATCATCAGGGCGAAGAATAAAGCGGGAATTTTCAGGATCAAAAAAAACCCTGCGGATAACCACTCCCTGATGAGGTACATGGATAGCGTAAATATCACCGGCCATGAGTCGTTTCTGGGAATCGTCAACTCCAACAAATGCATCCCTGCGCACCGATGGTTCCATGGAGGAACCTTCTGCCTTGAGGACAACCAGAGAGGAGCGGTAGTAAGTTTCAGGAATGCTTAATTCTGAAACCTGTTGCGGTCTCCAGACTTCAGCCCCTACATCTTCACCGGCCATGGATGAAACGGGAACAATCCTTCCTCTGGACTGCACCTGCCCATACTGGGCTGTTGTTTCACTCAGAATCTGGTCTGCGGCAATTTTACCCTTACCTGGCTTAAGGTAGACAGGTTCGATTCCGTCAGAAAGCCATTCAGGGTTCAGTCCGTGGGTCCTGTACAGCTTGATGAACCATTCAGCAGGAATAGAGCTTCTTCTTTTGGCATCGGAGATGCTGGACTGTCGAATATTCAAAATTTCGGCAAGCTGAACCTGAGTTCGTGTTCCGGTAGCCTTCTTGATTCTTTCCAAGCTTTCATCAAACCACTTTGACACGCTTACCTCCTGTGAAAGCAAAGTCAAAAATACTATTAATCATCTTCAAATCAAATAGCCCTATTAAAGGGGATTGTTTTCAAGCACACAATCTATCTCTTACGAACAATATATTAAGTGGCTATCATGAAAATTGTAAACTGGCAAAACATTAAAATTGCACACCTCAATACAGACTAACAAGAATGTAAAACACTTAAGATAAATTAATA contains:
- a CDS encoding S24 family peptidase, coding for MSKWFDESLERIKKATGTRTQVQLAEILNIRQSSISDAKRRSSIPAEWFIKLYRTHGLNPEWLSDGIEPVYLKPGKGKIAADQILSETTAQYGQVQSRGRIVPVSSMAGEDVGAEVWRPQQVSELSIPETYYRSSLVVLKAEGSSMEPSVRRDAFVGVDDSQKRLMAGDIYAIHVPHQGVVIRRVFFDPENSRFILRPDDSQHPEQYIPVENHEKHVVGRVVWVMQEL
- a CDS encoding 3'-5' exonuclease — translated: MQVPEQYKRKFTKDEINEMPLRQYEGAIKLIDCEEDVPAAIEELSQCELLGFDTETRPVFRKGVSYPPSLIQLATEDCVYLLHLNHISLSDHIKELLSSADIIKTGVAVINDVKELRDVSPFEGKGFVDLGDLARSLEMQTNGLRNLAANLLGFRISKGVQCSNWGRKELTPQQITYAATDAWVSREIYLKFQEFGVI
- the panB gene encoding 3-methyl-2-oxobutanoate hydroxymethyltransferase codes for the protein MKKITAPDITALKGQRKISMVTAYDYPSGQIVDAAEVDMILVGDSLGMVVLGYEDTLSVTMEDMLHHAAAVSRGSKRALIVGDLPFMAYQPSVQMAVENAGKFLSRTGARAVKLEGGFPFLEHVRAIIDSGIPVQGHIGLTPQHVARFGGFKAQGKNARSAAALVDEALALEAAGCFSIVLEAVPHEVAQEITARLSIPTIGIGAGPDTDGQVLVYHDILGLFDRFVPMFVKKFAQLRGESIDAVKRYIAEVSDGSFPAEGNYSLMDPEELKRFKSLLQDKV
- a CDS encoding peptide chain release factor 3 — encoded protein: MSQNIDPNIKKEVERRRTFGIISHPDAGKTTLTEKLLLYGGAIQMAGTVKSRKAARHATSDWMAMEQERGISVTTSVMKFNYHDYEVNLLDTPGHQDFSEDTYRVLTAVDSALMVIDCAKGVEVQTKKLMEVCRMRDTPIITFINKMDREGIDPFELLQDIEDTLKIECAPLSWPIGMGSDFKGTYNIHKGELHLFSAVHGGGIQKGVVIKDLSDPRLDELLGEQAEQLREELELLDGAGYPFDKERYLAGKQTPVFFGSAINNFGVQEMLDSFVELAPHPKPRATTTRDVSPFESDFSAVAFKIQANMDPAHRDRIAFMRICSGKFTRGMKVRHHRIGKDVQIANATIFMAQDRTGVEEAYPGDIIGVHNHGTIKIGDTFTESKEELKFTGIPNFAPEHFRRVILKDPLKSKQLDKGLHQLAEEGAVQLFKPLGNNDKILGAVGLLQFDVIMSRLKDEYGVAALYEPVEYHTARWISSSEPKEIDGVKKRYPRFVALDGDDNLTFLAPSQWRLQQAEEEWPKINFSKTREHQ